acaccattccagacctccctcatattgttcctctccaacttctgctccaccttcctcctgtaggtgtcctttgcttccctcaggcagcgtttcacctcctgctgtgctgctttcatctccaccttcactttgctcctgaaagccttcttcttcatgttgaggacagctttgacttcctgtgttacccacggaAGTATTATTAGGATAACACCATGccgtcttagcaggggcgactgtgtccacacaaaagttgaggtagtctgtaagacagtgtgtcgccccctctatgtcctcaccatgtgggctcagaagcacatcccagtctgtggtgtcatagcggtctctcagagcatcctccttttccggggtccatctccggatggagcgcgttgtgacaggctgcctttggacgaggtgtgtgtattgtggctgtaggtaaaccaggttgtggtctgacttccctagtggggggaggggggtggctctgtatgcattgctcacattagcatacagtaggtcaattgtcctgttgctccttgtgggacaattcacaaactggtgaaaagcagccagagtagagtccagtgtggcatgattaaagtctccagatataataatgaaagcctcggggttttgtgtctgaagtcttgctttgactgtgtgtattttctcacaggcagctgctgcgtcggccctcggagggatgtaaacacacacacagatcacatgactgaactcctgaggtagataatatggccacaagctaacagctagcagctTCAGGTCCGGGCGGCATACCGAAACTTTAACGGAGACGTGTCCAGGGTTACAGTATCTGTTGTTAACGTAGACAATGAGTcccccacctctgctttttccGCTGGCCTGCGTGTCCCTATCGGCTCTCACGGATGTGAAACCGCATAGGTCTACGTTAGCCTGTGGCGTTAGCTCGGTTAGCCACGTCTCCGTGAAGATAAACAAGCTACACTCACGAGTTCACGTTGCCCATTATCACTGTCGGGATTGATGGTTTGAATCGCCTCCGGTGATCCGCTCTCCTCGCTCCAGCTTTGCAGCCTCTGTAGCTCCTCTTTATCTCAGCCGGGATGTTGTGTCGCATGCCGATCTGTCCCTTTGTTCTTAGTGCCAGCAGCTCCGCTCTCGAATAGATGAAGGAGCTGGTTccagaagttttaaaaagtgcattaattcaattcaattcaattcaattttatttatatagcgccaaatcacaacaaaaatcgcctcaaggcgcttcatagatacagagaaaaacccaacaatcatatgaccccctatgagcaagcactttggcgacagtgggaaggaaaaactcccttttaacaggaagaaacctccggcagaaccaggctcagggaggggcggtcatctgctgcgaccggttggggtgagagaaggaagacaggatacaagacatgctgtggaagagagacagaggttaataacaagtatgtttcagtgcagagaggtctgttaatacatagtgagtgagaaaggtgactggaaaggaaaaactcaatgcatcatgggaatcccccggcagcctacgtctatccggttgttcagtgatgacgcgacgaatcttacttccgggtctaaagtagtctgcgtttaatatggcttttgtgttgttaacatgtttaatgttatgtattttcttctatttgatctcaaaaagctcctaaaacagtcagtgatcactgttgacctccctcggcttttattaccgctaatcatttatctaagctcagtttttaaaaccttaggatgtaactacagcccagcccatgcagcagtatatgaatgactaacctcgtattgtggatggattatctcagttgttctcctggctgaagtttggtccttttacagcatcctgccatgcgattacatttgttcctgaccaccgagaacactcacattaacttttatcgagtggaaaaaaagttagcttgtttatattatgctaacatagctgtgtcgctagcggtcacgtagcacatcattatataccagctagcccaacttcagtaaccctacaaacatcactgctgtttagttttctgtcttcatttatgctggaagtgataacagagctgtacgttttaatttgtttccaaaaccccgcagtcaggacatgctagcgagctaacttcctgttaacttctaactccgttaaatgtcataaattccgttttcatggatgcctggatgttaaactcaattgttacacctggtagagcagaacgctgatcattttattaaagatgaaagactttagacagtttttcaactctcagtaatgccatagtgatcgtttgatatatggacctgcagcggagtttagacccagacacggctagtgacgtcagactgaacaaccggattgcagcataactaagggaggagcATTATCCATCTTGTATCACTATATCTAAGAGGTATAAGTAGAGTAACTAGAGGAAggtgaaataaagttttaaagcCTAGTctaaaaaaagttaaagttaagaAAAAGGTGTGGTGTTGCAGAGCTACTTGGAAAGGCTGCCGTCACTCCAGCGCCATCTTGTATATGTTGTATATAATTGTCTTATTCTAGCGATATTTCCAAGAAGGAAGAAGGCTCTCTTGGTAAATAACTTGCCAGCCTATTAAAGTCCTACATTTTGAGTTAAACTACACATGGAGGTGAATAATAGTTACTTTCTTCTTCTGACTAATGTTTTCTCCAAGCTGTTGGTCCTGGTTTAACTCAgactttccttttctttctttttttttctctttaaggtACATCATCTGTGGTTGCTGTGCATTCCACAACTCAACGAGCAATAAGGACTAAACCCCACGATGGCGTGCCCAACTCTGTTGGCCCTGACTGTAAGAACCCTTTCAAGGTGATGATGGCAGgcggacagcagcagcagaggctgTATCCACCCCAGGAGTTGGGtggagcccagcagccagagcaTTACCCTGGGTACCCCAGGCTGCAGAGGCTGGGCAGCGGGGAGCCAGGCCCTAAATCCCCTTACCGGTCCGGGTATGGAGGCATGTTGAGCCCACCTCCATCTGGTGCTAAGCTTTATGGAGATGGCTCGCAGTCTCCCAGTACAGAAACTCTGGGCAGCCCTGAGGGCTTTACAAGGACCAATCCTTGTGGGTTTCCAGGAGGCGGTAGCCCTGGCTCAGCCTCTATCCACGGAAACACTAGGACACCTCTTTCCCCGCCTAGTGTGATGCTTCACGGCTCCCCAGCGGGCCAGCCATCGTGTGCCATGACAGGAAGGACTAGCACGCCCCTCTCCCCAACGGCCACTGCCAAAAGCCCTGTCATTAACATGAACATGCCGCGGGGGAACTTCCCCCCTGGTATGGATATGCCCCGTGCAACATTTCACCATAAAACACAGCCCCCTGTGCACCCTGTACCGCCCCCTCCATCCATACCGCCATCCTGTGCCCTCCAGAAAAGGCAGTTAACGTCTGAAAAGGACCCCTTAGGCATCCTGGACCCCATCCCTAACAAGCCAGTCAGCCTGACTCCCACCAATGCCCCAACACCCTCCAACTTCCAGCCTAACATCCACTCTCAGGTACCAGtgatgaatgtaaacatacccCCTCCCGCCATTGTTCCCTTGCCAAGCAACTTACCGTTACCCACAGTGAAGCCTGGGCCTGTGGGTCATGGTGGCCATGTTCAAAGGACTCAGCAGGGTGGTCCGGCTTCCTCCATGTCTCCCTCCCCCGTTACCTCACCTGTCCACATGGCTGGGCCTGCGCTTGGGAGAATAGAGGCCTCCCCTCATCGCTCGCGTtcatcctccacctcctctgacCACGGTAACTTTGCGATGCCCTCGGGACATCAGGCCCCGTGTGGCACCATAAAGGTTCCTCCTCGTTCCCCTCGATCAGCTATGGGGTCTCCCAGGCCCGCCATGCCCTCCAGCCCCTCCACTAACAAAACCGATGCACTCCATCAGTACAAAGACTCCCAGCTGCTGCCCGGTATGGCAAATTCAATTGGCGCCCAGCAGCACGGCAATCCCATGTACTCTccaacctcttcctcctcctcgtcaTCTTCTCTGGCCACGCCCAGTGCTTCCCAGAAGGGTCACCCGGGACTCCTGGGGATGCCCCTCAACCAGATCCTCAACCAACAGAATGCCGCTTCCTTCCCCGCCAGCAGCCTCCTGTCAGCCGCAGCCAAAGCACAGCtagcaaatcaaaacaaactcaGCGCTGCTGGCAACAGCACTACTGGcatggctgctggtggtgttgGTATGTCAGGCATGGGGGCAGGTGGCGGAGGTAATGGAGGGGGTGGAGGGCATCCTGGCCCCGTGAGTGGCCCTCGAGGCATGGAAGGACACAGCACTTTAAATCCCATGCTCCCGCCAAACTCCACCATGCTGCTCAACACTCCTGAGGGCCAGAGCGGCCGGGCAGCTCTCAGAGACAAGCTCATGGCCCAGCAGAGGGATCCCATGCGCAAACGAAAGCAATCATCCGGGAGCGGTGCCGTAAACCATGACAACAATATGGTGTATAGCATGCTCAGCAAGCCAGGCATAGGAGGACACCACATGCCGGGCCCCAGTGCCACTGAGCAGCTACGAAAAGTGGGACGACTCGGAAACCTTCACCCGAACACCTCCATGGCCCAGCTTCTTCAGTCCATGAGCAGCCACAGTTCTCACAACCTGGCAGGCAGTGGTCATCGTCCAGGTCTAAACCCCGGACCGGCATCCGGCGCTTCAGGAGTCGCACCGCTACACTACAACGACAATACCGGCATGGTCCCCGGTGGCACTCAGCAGAACCTCCTTGTCCAGCAGAGGCTGCGGGGTCCAGGGGAAACCCTGCAGCACTGCCAGAACATGGACACCTCTGGGGGCCACCTGGGCCCACGTCCAGGCCAGTTCCCGGACATGATGGCTCAGATGCAGGCATCCTCCATGAGTAACTGTGGGCCTATGGGGCCAGGCGGCACACTGGTGGGACCTGACGGCATAGCGCTGGGGCGCCCAAACACTAACCCCCCACCACTATCGCATCCTGGCCCCCACCCCTCACAGCTTCATAGCATGGGACGGACTAACATGGTGATTCCACATGGAGGTGGTGATGGAAGCTGTACCCAGAGCGTCTCCGAGACAGGTGAGATGAGATTAAACCTACTTCTAGCTGTAtgacaggtagaaacaggaggaAGGTATGGAAAATGCTGAACATCAATAATCTTAATGTTTATTCAGGATTCATTACAACCTGTCACATTGTTCAAAACCTCCATCTAGGTAACACCATCTCTATCAAGGTATGATTTTATGCAATCTCAAACTATAAGGGAAGACGTTACTAGAGTGTCATTTACTGCCATGTATGTTGAATACTCTGGTGCTACGAAAGAAGTGAAATCTTTATCATTCAGAAGGGATGCATTTAATCTCCCATCGTGGCCTGTGTTCCAGAGAAGTACTAGTGGGGAATGGTCTGACAATGTGATTGGGATTAGGGCTGGGCAATATGAGGAAAATCTAATTTGATATTTCTTGGCTACATCACGATACAcaatatatatcacgatatggTTAAATAACCtccaaaaaacaaatgttattttaaaccACATAGTGCCTAAAATTGCACTGGTATACTCATTCAAATCAGccattcaatgttttttttttttttttttaaattatccgTTCGCAGCATgtgggagggagaaaaaaacctTATAGTGAATTACATGCAGACAGCTTAATATTGCCATGGCAATTTATACTCGATGGTTACGATAAAGCCATTTTAACCATCGTGCGTAGAAAAACTTGCGATACATCAAGTATATTCAGTCCCTAATTGGGAGAATCTCAACATTTTTAATTCTATATATCTCTACTTGTGAGGTGAAAAATAAGTCTGTTCTAGTGTAGGAACAGTGCCTACTTGGGTAAAATGTGAAACTCCTTCTTTTAGGAAACTTAGACCTTCAGACATCCACCAGGCCTGCTTCTGTAGCTTAATATTCAAGCGTATTCTACTTACTaggggtgggggggggaaattgatactgtgtagtatcgtgatattttgtttgctaataatgtatcgatatagggacagcagaaatcgatattttgttacaaaaaaggtttttgtggactggaacacgctctgacttcagagcatgttgatcctttttctgagcaagaatcctgacattccttcactgtccaaatgtgtttaactttttttttggcagcaataaacatgacagtttacttattttatttaagacatgttttattttaattacgttta
The window above is part of the Maylandia zebra isolate NMK-2024a linkage group LG23, Mzebra_GT3a, whole genome shotgun sequence genome. Proteins encoded here:
- the mbd5 gene encoding methyl-CpG-binding domain protein 5 → MNGGKDCEAGDERQAVPVQVPIGWQRKTEHGGGVVYISPSGSVLSSLEQVRTYLLTDGTCKCGLECPLILQKVFNFDPGAAVKQRTAEDVKADEDVTKLCIHKRKLLAVATLHKSMETHPPLALTSSGGGTSSVVAVHSTTQRAIRTKPHDGVPNSVGPDCKNPFKVMMAGGQQQQRLYPPQELGGAQQPEHYPGYPRLQRLGSGEPGPKSPYRSGYGGMLSPPPSGAKLYGDGSQSPSTETLGSPEGFTRTNPCGFPGGGSPGSASIHGNTRTPLSPPSVMLHGSPAGQPSCAMTGRTSTPLSPTATAKSPVINMNMPRGNFPPGMDMPRATFHHKTQPPVHPVPPPPSIPPSCALQKRQLTSEKDPLGILDPIPNKPVSLTPTNAPTPSNFQPNIHSQVPVMNVNIPPPAIVPLPSNLPLPTVKPGPVGHGGHVQRTQQGGPASSMSPSPVTSPVHMAGPALGRIEASPHRSRSSSTSSDHGNFAMPSGHQAPCGTIKVPPRSPRSAMGSPRPAMPSSPSTNKTDALHQYKDSQLLPGMANSIGAQQHGNPMYSPTSSSSSSSSLATPSASQKGHPGLLGMPLNQILNQQNAASFPASSLLSAAAKAQLANQNKLSAAGNSTTGMAAGGVGMSGMGAGGGGNGGGGGHPGPVSGPRGMEGHSTLNPMLPPNSTMLLNTPEGQSGRAALRDKLMAQQRDPMRKRKQSSGSGAVNHDNNMVYSMLSKPGIGGHHMPGPSATEQLRKVGRLGNLHPNTSMAQLLQSMSSHSSHNLAGSGHRPGLNPGPASGASGVAPLHYNDNTGMVPGGTQQNLLVQQRLRGPGETLQHCQNMDTSGGHLGPRPGQFPDMMAQMQASSMSNCGPMGPGGTLVGPDGIALGRPNTNPPPLSHPGPHPSQLHSMGRTNMVIPHGGGDGSCTQSVSETGNPSSLGCGMGALQPHVNAGGGQMYPQQVHQGMQQAVVSHPAYQGQQHFSDNPPYADSNNANSGSMACLYQNYQQGMLPHPQFGEEQQPQGEGLPAGTPSSDRAPGGGPESVDAIYRAVVNAASKGVHVTITTTVSGTTQASPVHALSAMSAFTASIREPVNLPQAVSAVLHGHQEGETIPQQARVRQVRPGRGQKNMDPGKSTPDGPEANDYFRSPGRGTPRGQWDGETHHGGGFDSQNNNNAWGGEEFLECSTQVRSSPCMERPASLAPAPPCPTDGSNDHSLVMAHDKAYLDDSFRFNNCGRAPANYKERLEQTVERCAHLNGTTPHFNTRGYGEVLGPPRQDDDQSPSSSTSLEGPLATAKDYSHYNGHFNGMAPSPSDTKSLSSEEDLRQPDSPSSELLHYRSRTFNMGELVWGQLKGFPPWPAKLAGDEQVHSAAMQLREQAKVEPEKLKTLTHDLEAFDRAAKRGLKPGKLNNHLEAAIHEAMSELDKMSGTIPSRDRQVKLPKPKRRKISR